A portion of the Candidatus Manganitrophaceae bacterium genome contains these proteins:
- a CDS encoding GAF domain-containing protein: protein MPLKARETLQKRKNTPLGSTLSEKTKELEVLQRITESISSNLDLNQVLKEIVEMVFELTHADATLIYLLNDARDELILRASKNPHPKLIGRIRLEIGEGITGWVAKERRLVAISRDAEDDPRFKFFHRLPEDRYQAFLSVPVNRKGDVIGVLNIQYKESHEHSEGEIALLTTIGHQVGSAIDNARLYQEMKKKAMQLETLSRVSRTITSDRYIEEILNLIVTMTAGMMNSKICSIMILDEKKKALKIIATQSLSEEYRRKANVAVGESISGRVLKSRKSLAVLDVTRDPIYSFSELAKKEGFCSMLSVPMMIKKKAVGVINIYTSTEHSFSKEEIDLLQTVANQSAVAIENTTLSEQSTAMQEALGMRKAVERAKGLLMKQGKISEEEAFRLIRQQSMNTRKTMREISEAIIVASEISKF, encoded by the coding sequence ATGCCGCTTAAGGCAAGGGAAACACTGCAAAAAAGGAAAAATACCCCCTTGGGAAGCACCTTGTCAGAAAAAACAAAGGAACTTGAAGTCCTCCAGCGGATTACCGAGTCGATTAGCTCCAATCTTGACCTGAATCAGGTCCTTAAAGAAATTGTTGAAATGGTCTTTGAGTTAACCCATGCCGACGCCACCCTGATCTACCTGTTAAATGACGCGCGTGACGAATTGATCCTTCGGGCCTCCAAGAATCCGCACCCGAAGTTGATCGGACGAATTCGTCTGGAAATCGGAGAAGGGATTACCGGATGGGTGGCAAAAGAGAGAAGATTGGTCGCTATTTCCAGAGATGCCGAGGATGACCCACGATTTAAATTTTTCCATCGTCTTCCCGAGGATCGTTACCAGGCCTTTTTGTCCGTGCCGGTGAATCGAAAAGGGGATGTCATCGGGGTACTCAACATACAGTATAAGGAGTCCCATGAGCACTCGGAAGGGGAAATCGCCCTCTTGACCACGATCGGCCATCAGGTTGGAAGCGCAATTGATAACGCCCGCCTTTACCAGGAGATGAAGAAAAAAGCAATGCAGCTTGAAACCCTCTCCCGTGTAAGCCGTACAATCACATCAGACCGCTATATTGAGGAAATCCTGAACCTCATCGTCACCATGACGGCGGGAATGATGAACTCAAAGATTTGTTCGATCATGATTCTTGATGAAAAAAAGAAAGCCTTGAAAATCATTGCCACGCAAAGTCTAAGCGAGGAATACCGTCGCAAGGCAAACGTCGCCGTCGGAGAGAGCATCTCCGGACGCGTTCTGAAAAGTCGGAAATCACTGGCCGTTCTTGACGTCACCCGGGACCCCATCTATTCCTTTTCTGAACTGGCAAAGAAAGAGGGGTTTTGCTCTATGCTTTCTGTTCCCATGATGATCAAAAAGAAAGCGGTGGGAGTCATCAACATCTATACATCAACGGAACATTCCTTTTCCAAAGAAGAAATTGATCTTTTGCAAACAGTTGCAAACCAGTCGGCTGTCGCCATTGAAAATACGACACTTTCAGAACAATCCACTGCAATGCAGGAAGCCCTCGGAATGAGGAAAGCCGTTGAGCGGGCAAAAGGACTCCTCATGAAGCAGGGGAAAATATCTGAAGAAGAGGCCTTCCGACTCATCCGGCAGCAGAGCATGAATACACGCAAGACGATGCGGGAAATCTCAGAAGCCATTATCGTCGCTTCCGAAATCAGTAAATTCTGA